Proteins encoded within one genomic window of uncultured Draconibacterium sp.:
- a CDS encoding TonB-dependent receptor: protein MKKKSNLNRCYFSNVVLKTLAVTLMLIIVQGMAAFAGSGTSLQDKSVTGKVLNSSGETLPGVTVLVKGTAQGTITDIDGNFNLRNVSSDDILVFSFIGMKSSEIQVGDQTNFEIIMEEAVIGVDEVVVVGYGTQKKSDITGSVSSVSEERLAKIPVSNVMQAVQGAVSGVNITQVSSIPGEAPSVLVRGGGSLTASTSPYVVVDGIPISKMDGSINDINPNDIKSIEILKDASATAIYGMNGANGVILITTKRGKSSAPTVRYSGYFGIDDFAHIPDMVSPEELLNRYAEGNRINGSPLYQAPVKYQYEVENYENGHIIDWIDAVSQTGIQQNHNVSISGGSEKVSYYISGDILDQKGIVKGYNYKRYSLRTNIDAQVTNYLKIGTNSSIVHHNKDGGRANLLNAEAMSPYGRMYEEDGTYTIYPMFGETLWANPLLPTTTDPERRQYNINLNGFAFVTFGDIWKPLAGLTYRLNAGFSYVPRRTSSYNGKSVNDMLGTAEITHKETQAYTIENILRYDKDINKHHFDVTAVYAAQEKNYNTNWARARDFVNDELDWNRMQAGASSSVSSYSDRYASISQMGRLNYTYDSRYLFTFTVRRDGSSVFSDGLKYGTFPSVALGWNIRHENFLSNAEKITNLKLRLSYGKSGNEAVKVYKTFTTMTDRQIALGGTTNIAMITNQLGNNDLTWETKESFNTGLDFGFFDNRINGSLDVYTATNKDLLLARKLPFASGFREVTSNIGETSTKGLELTLNTVNIATSDFKWSSSIVFSKNKTEIKELYGDGKDDLGSGWFIGEPIGVIRDYKMLGVWQEDEIANGDHLNWDPVAKAGDIKLADISGPDGVPDGIITDDDRSVIGQTDPKWTGGLTNTFSYKNFTLNVFIQTVQGAMRNNHHIGMASDEIERRNSFAEIGYWTPENQSNEWRSLNKNSNPHGYGFPVKNNFTRIKDVTLNYDFPSTITNKIGVEALSMYVSGRNLYTFTDWIGWDPEERSMGRGSSDPNDSSINWEINYPSVRTIVFGINLTL from the coding sequence ATGAAAAAGAAGAGTAATTTGAATCGATGTTATTTTAGCAATGTGGTTTTAAAAACCCTGGCTGTAACATTGATGTTAATCATTGTTCAAGGAATGGCTGCATTTGCCGGTTCCGGAACATCACTACAAGACAAATCAGTTACCGGGAAAGTGCTAAACAGTAGTGGAGAAACTTTACCCGGAGTAACGGTTTTAGTAAAAGGAACAGCCCAAGGAACAATTACCGATATTGATGGTAATTTTAACCTTCGCAATGTCAGCTCTGATGATATTTTGGTTTTTTCCTTTATTGGAATGAAATCCTCAGAAATTCAGGTAGGAGATCAAACCAATTTTGAAATAATTATGGAAGAAGCCGTAATAGGCGTCGACGAGGTTGTGGTTGTTGGGTATGGTACCCAAAAAAAATCGGATATCACCGGTTCGGTAAGTTCAGTATCAGAAGAACGACTGGCAAAAATCCCCGTTTCAAATGTTATGCAGGCTGTGCAAGGCGCAGTTTCCGGCGTTAACATTACACAGGTTTCTTCAATTCCGGGTGAAGCTCCATCAGTTCTGGTTCGAGGAGGCGGGTCACTTACTGCTTCTACCAGTCCTTATGTTGTAGTTGATGGTATCCCTATTTCCAAAATGGATGGATCGATCAACGATATCAACCCTAACGACATCAAATCTATTGAGATATTAAAAGATGCTTCGGCAACTGCCATTTATGGTATGAACGGAGCAAACGGCGTAATTTTGATTACCACAAAGCGTGGAAAATCTTCAGCACCAACCGTTCGCTACTCGGGCTATTTTGGTATTGATGATTTTGCCCATATTCCTGACATGGTTTCTCCAGAAGAGCTGCTAAACCGCTATGCAGAAGGAAACAGGATTAATGGCTCGCCATTGTACCAGGCACCCGTAAAATATCAATACGAAGTTGAAAACTATGAAAACGGCCATATTATTGATTGGATTGATGCCGTTTCACAAACAGGTATCCAGCAAAATCATAACGTTAGTATCTCTGGTGGAAGCGAAAAGGTAAGTTATTACATATCGGGAGATATATTAGACCAAAAAGGTATTGTAAAAGGATATAACTATAAGCGTTATTCGCTTAGAACCAATATTGATGCGCAGGTTACAAATTATTTGAAAATAGGTACCAACTCATCAATTGTACACCATAATAAAGATGGTGGCCGTGCCAACCTGTTAAATGCCGAGGCAATGAGCCCGTACGGAAGAATGTACGAAGAAGATGGCACATACACCATCTATCCAATGTTTGGAGAAACCTTGTGGGCAAACCCACTGCTGCCAACAACAACCGATCCTGAAAGACGTCAGTATAACATTAATTTAAATGGCTTTGCCTTTGTAACATTTGGCGATATCTGGAAACCTCTTGCCGGATTAACTTATCGGCTAAATGCAGGATTCTCTTATGTACCACGCCGAACCAGCAGTTATAACGGCAAATCGGTTAACGACATGCTGGGAACTGCCGAAATTACCCACAAAGAAACCCAGGCATACACCATAGAAAATATCCTGCGTTACGACAAAGACATTAACAAACACCATTTTGATGTGACTGCAGTGTATGCTGCCCAGGAAAAGAATTATAATACGAATTGGGCACGAGCCCGCGATTTTGTTAACGACGAATTAGACTGGAACAGGATGCAGGCCGGTGCCAGTTCAAGTGTCAGCTCTTATTCCGACAGGTATGCCTCTATTTCGCAAATGGGACGTTTAAATTATACTTATGATAGTCGGTACTTATTTACTTTTACTGTACGCCGCGATGGATCTTCCGTATTTTCAGACGGTTTAAAATACGGAACATTCCCATCTGTTGCCCTGGGATGGAATATACGTCACGAGAACTTCCTTAGCAATGCCGAAAAAATTACCAACCTGAAACTAAGGTTATCATACGGTAAATCAGGAAACGAGGCTGTTAAAGTTTATAAAACATTCACCACAATGACTGACCGCCAGATTGCACTGGGTGGCACAACCAATATTGCCATGATAACAAATCAGTTAGGCAACAACGATTTAACCTGGGAAACCAAAGAGAGTTTTAACACTGGTTTAGATTTTGGTTTCTTCGACAACAGGATAAACGGTTCATTGGATGTATATACAGCTACCAACAAAGACCTGCTACTGGCACGTAAACTTCCTTTCGCCTCAGGTTTTAGAGAGGTAACATCAAATATTGGAGAAACATCCACAAAAGGGCTTGAGCTTACTTTAAATACCGTTAATATTGCTACAAGCGATTTTAAATGGAGTAGTTCTATTGTATTTTCTAAAAATAAAACCGAAATCAAAGAACTTTATGGTGACGGCAAAGACGACTTGGGTAGTGGCTGGTTTATTGGCGAACCTATTGGTGTTATTCGTGACTATAAGATGCTGGGAGTTTGGCAGGAAGATGAAATTGCCAATGGAGATCATCTCAACTGGGACCCTGTTGCTAAGGCTGGTGACATAAAGTTAGCTGATATTAGCGGCCCCGATGGTGTTCCAGACGGGATCATAACCGATGATGACCGTTCTGTTATTGGGCAAACTGATCCCAAATGGACAGGTGGTTTAACAAATACGTTCTCTTATAAAAACTTCACACTAAATGTTTTCATTCAAACCGTACAAGGAGCTATGCGAAACAACCACCACATTGGTATGGCTTCCGACGAAATTGAGCGCCGTAACAGTTTTGCAGAAATTGGCTATTGGACACCTGAAAACCAAAGCAACGAATGGAGATCATTAAATAAAAATTCAAATCCACACGGATATGGATTCCCTGTTAAAAATAACTTTACCAGGATTAAAGATGTAACGCTTAACTACGACTTTCCATCTACTATAACCAATAAAATTGGGGTTGAAGCATTAAGCATGTATGTTAGTGGACGGAACCTGTACACCTTTACCGACTGGATTGGCTGGGACCCTGAAGAAAGATCAATGGGCCGTGGTTCTTCCGATCCTAATGACTCATCAATAAATTGGGAGATCAATTACCCTAGTGTGAGAACAATAGTTTTTGGTATTAATCTTACTCTATAA
- a CDS encoding RagB/SusD family nutrient uptake outer membrane protein, giving the protein MKTNRIYLILVMAITMLAVSCSEDFLDETPMSSYAPETLSDEAGIEAALKGLHYNFGRIWTWSDQQGWACVWQVGTDVCSPGGIQGVEIPFFKYENLNSENAAVSYMWEMCFLIINNANTALKAIGEDGDPAKIAEARFFRGYCYNTLATLYGDVPLLLEATSSARTDFERTPVTQVNDQIVKDLKYAAENLPDIDGAVTESRANKHMAMQCLGEVYLRIGEPALAEPVLSDIINSGLFSLVENRYGVMLNKAGDYFSDMFKYGNQRRSQGNTEAIWTFELEYTKNVSGGYTNAPQQRRVWVPAYHNVPGMTYSVFDSNEGMNVSEYGGRGNGRMRPSNWVKYQLYEEGDIRNSENNITRHMFYNSPDWSATIGIDADGFRVAADSPDAVETKLVQEGDPVVIAATDTLESMFPYTRKWDSFDPDDTWGWTCIKDFPLMRLGETYLLRAEARFKNGNAGGAADDINVLRDRAFKTARTESGNSDLGKVSASDIDLDFILDERARELFAEENRRMTLMRTGTLVERSQLNTESTIKGTISGVSGNNLLLPIPLSEIQRNKDVQWDQNPGYN; this is encoded by the coding sequence ATGAAGACGAATAGAATATATTTAATATTAGTGATGGCTATTACAATGCTGGCTGTCTCATGCAGCGAAGATTTTTTGGATGAAACACCAATGTCGTCGTATGCACCTGAAACCTTATCCGACGAAGCTGGTATTGAAGCAGCACTAAAAGGATTACACTACAATTTTGGAAGAATATGGACATGGTCAGACCAACAAGGTTGGGCTTGTGTTTGGCAGGTAGGCACCGACGTTTGCTCTCCCGGGGGAATTCAAGGGGTAGAAATACCATTTTTTAAATATGAAAATTTAAACTCAGAAAATGCAGCCGTAAGTTATATGTGGGAAATGTGTTTCCTTATCATAAACAATGCCAATACGGCCCTTAAAGCTATTGGCGAGGATGGCGATCCTGCAAAAATTGCTGAAGCCCGTTTTTTCAGAGGTTATTGCTACAATACCCTTGCAACACTTTATGGCGACGTGCCTCTTCTTTTAGAAGCGACATCATCGGCACGCACCGATTTTGAAAGAACACCTGTGACGCAAGTAAACGATCAGATCGTTAAAGACCTAAAATATGCTGCTGAAAACCTACCTGATATTGATGGCGCAGTAACCGAAAGCCGTGCCAATAAACACATGGCAATGCAGTGTTTAGGTGAAGTTTATCTTCGTATCGGTGAACCAGCCCTGGCAGAACCGGTTCTATCTGATATTATAAACAGTGGTCTATTTTCTCTTGTTGAAAACCGCTATGGCGTGATGCTTAACAAAGCCGGCGACTATTTTAGCGATATGTTTAAATATGGAAACCAACGCCGCTCGCAAGGTAATACAGAGGCAATCTGGACATTTGAACTGGAATACACAAAAAATGTGTCAGGCGGTTACACCAACGCTCCGCAGCAACGTCGTGTATGGGTACCTGCATACCACAATGTACCGGGAATGACTTATTCTGTATTCGATTCTAATGAAGGGATGAATGTTAGTGAATATGGTGGTCGTGGAAACGGACGTATGCGCCCCAGCAACTGGGTAAAATACCAACTGTATGAAGAAGGCGACATTCGTAATTCTGAAAATAATATCACCCGCCATATGTTTTACAATTCTCCTGATTGGAGTGCTACAATTGGAATTGATGCCGATGGATTTCGCGTTGCCGCAGACTCACCGGATGCTGTTGAAACAAAGTTAGTGCAAGAAGGTGATCCGGTTGTTATAGCTGCAACAGATACTTTGGAATCGATGTTCCCTTACACCCGAAAATGGGATTCTTTCGACCCCGATGATACCTGGGGTTGGACTTGTATCAAAGATTTTCCATTAATGCGTTTGGGCGAAACTTATCTTTTGCGCGCAGAAGCTCGTTTTAAAAACGGTAATGCAGGAGGTGCTGCTGACGATATTAACGTTTTACGCGACCGTGCTTTTAAAACAGCACGTACAGAAAGTGGCAACAGCGATTTGGGAAAAGTTTCAGCTTCTGATATCGACCTTGATTTTATTTTGGATGAACGCGCACGTGAACTATTCGCTGAAGAAAATCGCCGAATGACGCTAATGCGTACAGGTACTTTAGTTGAACGCTCTCAACTAAACACAGAAAGTACGATAAAAGGTACCATTAGCGGAGTGAGTGGCAATAACCTATTGCTCCCAATTCCTTTAAGCGAAATTCAAAGAAATAAAGACGTTCAATGGGATCAAAATCCCGGCTATAATTAG
- a CDS encoding two-component regulator propeller domain-containing protein: MHRITNLLIVLLFFPGSLIAQNELCFSHLGIENGLTIDKANTIVQDQKGFIWIGTINGLSRFDGYDCVTYHPQFHDSTSISNREITKLMVDKAGNLWIGTASGLNYMNLESGALKRYKIRSRILSVCEDSDGFIWVGTWNDGLYKLNSDTGEMQHYLAREVVSDIHEDCRGILWVATYNALIRFYPETGEYLRYSEGPGKNSLSNSTITQIEESKDGDLWIGTWGGGLNKAELNESGEIIRFTTYRESSNANSIGDDVVYRLFYDQFDNLWIGSWNQGLSLLKYEEQQLPPEKARFWVYKVSLDNPESISSNAIAAIFVDKSGLLWVGASKIDKASITDQGLSRYVLSLRVDNQGNKIITKSFAAYKDQLWVGTSHNLLQYEKKNGIYTLKKDYGELSFTDKGRKYIAYSIYDMFADSTGLWIGAEDAGLIHYCFNPNMELNPKSREFFTTETIPALPGTKIIELFHSKKYQGVIWAGITERGFVILRQNSNNNFSVESFLPGNGPTEISNNIIRALHEDSQGNVWIGTENGLNCFHPETETFSKYFYSTADTNSLNDNAVNAIIEDSFGNLWIGTNSGLNKKVETIDAFGNKEVSFKGFPETDYLRNDFISGLLEDKSGHLWVRTYRGMVEFDVQKEVIISKHFSQDFRNDRLERNAELVLEDGRMVIGNMANFILLEPESIQKTLQSTQVVLTDLLVYDKSLNSEKELRKNYGLDKAVSYTNHVKLSYKDKMITFSFSDMDFKNAGKNEYYYKLEGFDSQWNKAGARNSATYTNLPPGNFIFKVVASPGSDVDYDKATLFNVFMSPPWWKSKVAYVTYFFVFIGLMYFFRRNSIKNAQKKSELAFEHLRAEELRNLNEQKTLFFTDITHELRTPLTLILGPSKELLDDKKLSAESHKLAQLINTSAYKLLRLVNQLLEFRKIEKGIPDSLYIQHCNLANLLQEVFNFFKPMADSRQIEFKLNTAPENIMAYFDPDKMEKIIFNLLSNAFKYSPDNSAISINALERTNTQNDKEVVIEVQDSGVGIAKEYQEKIFERFFQVKQLRTQSTGGIGLFMAKAMIEQHGGSIELDSEEGKGSCFRLVLPLNSELAAKAEKSEKWKPEDSVTTLVQPEDATFENILHDTTLNGSDNTKPHVLVVEDDADLKEFLCTGLSKHLNVTCADNGKEALEKIEAITPDLILSDVMMPEMDGFELCSNLRNNLNFSHIPVIFLTAKTMQEDQIKGLRLGAVDYIYKPFNMVSLSLKIYNLLTLQKQKQKRLRTEEILEPEHIELSSLDEEFLKAAVQSVQDNLDNTDFDVEAFSAELKVSANQAYRKIKALTGQTANEFIRTQRLKVASGLLVQRKRSISEVIYMVGFTSPSYFSRCFKDFYGCTPKEYIEKNT; the protein is encoded by the coding sequence ATGCATAGAATTACTAACCTGCTTATTGTTCTTCTTTTTTTCCCTGGTTCTTTAATTGCACAAAACGAACTTTGTTTTTCTCATTTAGGTATTGAAAATGGGCTGACTATTGACAAAGCAAATACTATTGTGCAGGATCAGAAAGGTTTTATTTGGATAGGGACAATAAACGGCCTGTCTCGTTTTGATGGTTATGATTGTGTGACTTATCACCCCCAGTTTCACGATTCAACTTCTATTTCTAACCGAGAAATAACGAAATTGATGGTTGACAAGGCTGGTAATTTATGGATTGGCACAGCCAGTGGATTAAATTATATGAACCTGGAAAGTGGTGCATTAAAACGTTATAAAATAAGGAGCAGGATATTATCTGTTTGTGAAGATAGTGACGGATTTATATGGGTAGGCACCTGGAATGACGGATTATATAAACTGAATTCTGATACCGGAGAAATGCAACATTATCTGGCCCGGGAGGTGGTTAGCGATATTCACGAAGATTGCCGGGGAATACTATGGGTTGCTACCTATAATGCTTTGATCCGCTTTTATCCTGAAACCGGGGAATATTTGCGTTACTCTGAAGGGCCAGGTAAAAATTCATTATCCAACTCAACAATTACACAAATTGAAGAGTCAAAAGATGGAGATTTATGGATCGGAACCTGGGGAGGAGGGCTGAATAAAGCAGAATTGAACGAGTCTGGTGAAATAATTCGTTTTACCACTTATCGCGAGAGTAGCAACGCAAACAGCATTGGGGATGATGTGGTTTACAGGTTGTTTTACGACCAGTTTGATAATTTGTGGATTGGATCGTGGAACCAGGGGCTAAGTTTATTAAAATACGAAGAACAGCAGTTACCTCCCGAGAAAGCACGATTTTGGGTTTATAAGGTTTCGCTTGATAATCCGGAGAGTATTTCGTCGAATGCGATAGCCGCAATTTTTGTTGATAAAAGTGGCCTGCTTTGGGTGGGAGCATCTAAAATAGATAAAGCTTCGATAACCGACCAGGGATTAAGCCGTTATGTATTGTCGCTAAGGGTCGACAACCAAGGAAATAAAATTATAACAAAAAGTTTTGCTGCCTATAAAGATCAGTTATGGGTAGGAACATCGCACAACTTGTTGCAATACGAAAAGAAGAATGGAATTTATACTTTAAAAAAAGACTACGGAGAATTATCATTTACCGATAAAGGACGAAAATATATTGCTTATTCTATTTATGATATGTTTGCCGATAGTACGGGGCTTTGGATAGGCGCCGAAGATGCAGGGCTAATTCATTATTGTTTCAACCCGAATATGGAATTAAACCCAAAAAGCAGGGAATTTTTTACAACCGAAACAATACCCGCCCTTCCCGGAACAAAAATTATTGAGTTATTTCATTCAAAAAAATATCAGGGAGTAATCTGGGCAGGTATAACAGAGCGTGGATTTGTAATACTAAGGCAGAATTCAAATAATAATTTTTCAGTTGAAAGTTTTTTGCCGGGTAACGGACCAACAGAAATAAGCAATAATATAATTCGCGCGTTACACGAAGATAGCCAGGGAAATGTTTGGATTGGTACCGAAAACGGACTGAATTGTTTCCATCCTGAAACCGAAACATTTAGTAAATATTTTTATTCAACAGCAGATACTAATTCCTTAAACGATAATGCGGTAAATGCAATTATTGAAGATTCTTTTGGAAACTTGTGGATAGGCACCAATTCCGGTTTAAATAAGAAAGTAGAAACTATTGATGCCTTCGGAAACAAGGAGGTAAGTTTTAAGGGCTTTCCGGAAACGGATTATTTGCGAAACGATTTTATATCCGGCTTGTTGGAAGATAAATCCGGCCATTTGTGGGTTAGAACTTATCGGGGGATGGTAGAATTTGATGTGCAAAAAGAAGTGATCATCAGCAAGCATTTTTCTCAGGATTTTCGAAATGACCGGTTGGAAAGAAATGCTGAACTGGTATTGGAAGATGGCCGTATGGTTATTGGAAACATGGCAAATTTCATTTTGCTTGAACCTGAAAGTATTCAAAAAACATTACAATCAACCCAAGTGGTTTTAACCGATTTGCTGGTTTACGATAAAAGCCTGAACAGCGAGAAAGAGTTAAGAAAAAATTATGGTCTTGATAAAGCGGTTTCATATACCAATCATGTTAAGCTGTCGTATAAAGATAAGATGATCACTTTCAGTTTTTCTGATATGGATTTTAAGAATGCAGGGAAAAATGAATATTATTATAAGCTTGAGGGGTTTGATAGTCAGTGGAATAAGGCCGGTGCACGAAATAGTGCTACTTATACCAACCTGCCTCCCGGCAATTTTATTTTTAAAGTTGTTGCCAGTCCGGGTAGTGATGTTGATTACGATAAAGCTACATTATTTAACGTATTTATGTCGCCTCCATGGTGGAAATCGAAAGTGGCTTATGTTACGTACTTTTTTGTATTTATCGGGTTGATGTATTTCTTTAGAAGAAACTCCATTAAAAATGCACAAAAGAAAAGCGAGCTGGCATTTGAGCATTTAAGGGCCGAGGAATTGCGAAATCTGAACGAGCAGAAGACGCTGTTCTTTACCGATATAACACACGAGTTAAGAACGCCGCTGACACTTATTTTAGGGCCGTCGAAAGAGTTACTAGACGATAAAAAACTTAGTGCTGAGTCGCACAAACTCGCACAATTAATAAATACCAGCGCCTATAAATTGTTACGCTTGGTTAATCAGCTGCTGGAATTCCGGAAGATTGAAAAAGGAATCCCGGATAGCCTTTATATCCAACATTGTAATTTGGCGAATTTGCTTCAGGAAGTTTTTAACTTCTTCAAGCCAATGGCCGATTCGCGGCAAATCGAATTTAAGTTGAATACCGCTCCGGAAAATATCATGGCCTATTTCGATCCTGATAAAATGGAGAAAATAATATTTAATCTTTTGTCGAATGCCTTTAAATATTCGCCCGATAACAGTGCGATTTCCATAAATGCTCTTGAGCGAACCAACACCCAAAATGACAAAGAGGTGGTGATCGAGGTTCAGGACAGTGGCGTTGGAATTGCAAAAGAGTATCAGGAGAAAATATTTGAGCGTTTTTTTCAGGTGAAGCAGTTGAGGACACAGAGTACGGGGGGAATTGGTTTGTTTATGGCCAAAGCTATGATTGAGCAGCACGGCGGATCGATTGAGCTGGACAGCGAAGAAGGTAAAGGAAGTTGTTTTCGACTGGTACTGCCATTGAACAGCGAGTTGGCGGCAAAAGCCGAAAAAAGCGAAAAGTGGAAGCCTGAAGATTCGGTAACAACTTTGGTGCAGCCCGAAGATGCCACTTTCGAGAATATTTTACACGACACAACATTAAACGGATCGGATAATACAAAACCACATGTGTTGGTTGTTGAAGATGATGCGGATCTGAAAGAGTTTTTGTGCACCGGCTTGTCGAAACATTTAAATGTTACCTGTGCCGATAATGGCAAGGAAGCATTGGAAAAAATTGAGGCAATCACTCCCGATCTTATACTTTCGGATGTGATGATGCCCGAAATGGATGGTTTTGAGCTTTGTTCCAACCTCCGGAACAACCTGAATTTTTCGCACATCCCGGTAATTTTCCTCACGGCGAAAACAATGCAGGAAGATCAGATAAAAGGGTTAAGACTTGGGGCGGTGGATTACATCTACAAACCGTTTAATATGGTCTCTTTGTCGCTGAAAATTTACAACCTGCTAACCCTGCAAAAACAAAAGCAGAAGCGACTGCGAACAGAGGAAATACTGGAGCCCGAACACATTGAATTATCTTCTTTAGACGAGGAGTTTTTGAAAGCTGCCGTGCAATCGGTGCAGGATAATTTGGACAATACCGATTTTGATGTGGAAGCTTTTAGCGCCGAACTGAAAGTAAGTGCCAACCAGGCTTACCGAAAAATAAAAGCACTTACCGGGCAAACGGCCAACGAATTTATTCGTACACAACGATTAAAGGTTGCATCGGGACTGCTGGTGCAGAGAAAACGATCAATTAGTGAAGTGATTTACATGGTTGGATTTACCAGTCCGTCGTATTTCAGCCGTTGTTTTAAAGATTTTTACGGGTGTACACCAAAAGAGTACATTGAAAAGAATACCTGA
- a CDS encoding glycoside hydrolase family 43 protein, which translates to MKPRSNQHSPILITFFCATLMIAFMGCSSKKEEPQGFQNFHPGQPWPDADSVHINVHGGGILYHDNTYYWFGEYKSENTSSARVGVNCYSSKDLYNWKPEGVVLPVSDSVGSDIEAGCVMERPKVIYNAKTQQFVLYFHLELKGKGYSAARVGIAVSDKVTGPYTYLRSLRPNAGIWPQNMTEEQKSSSVTMDDFSDWWTDDWMKAVHHGLFIRRDFDGGQMSRDMTLFVDDDGKAYHIYSSEENLTLHIAELSDDYLSYTGKYIRVAPGGHNEAPAIFKKDGTYFLITSGCTGWDPNAARMFTAKSIWGPWDQHPNPCVGEDADLTFHSQSTYILPVEGKKDAFIFMADRWTPKKPIEASYIWLPIQFENGLPVLKWMDQWNLSIFDESNEL; encoded by the coding sequence ATGAAACCACGATCAAATCAACATTCTCCCATTCTCATTACTTTTTTTTGTGCCACGTTAATGATTGCATTTATGGGATGTAGTTCGAAAAAAGAAGAGCCGCAAGGATTTCAAAATTTTCATCCGGGGCAACCCTGGCCCGATGCCGACAGTGTGCATATCAATGTTCATGGAGGTGGGATTCTTTATCACGATAACACGTATTATTGGTTTGGCGAATACAAAAGCGAAAATACCAGTTCGGCCCGGGTGGGTGTGAATTGTTACTCCTCAAAAGATTTGTACAACTGGAAACCTGAAGGAGTTGTGCTGCCTGTAAGCGACAGTGTTGGGAGCGATATTGAGGCCGGTTGTGTTATGGAACGTCCGAAGGTTATTTACAACGCCAAAACACAACAGTTTGTATTGTATTTTCATTTGGAGTTAAAAGGCAAAGGATACAGTGCCGCACGTGTTGGTATTGCTGTTAGCGACAAGGTTACCGGGCCATACACTTATCTTCGTTCTTTGCGACCCAATGCCGGAATTTGGCCGCAGAACATGACCGAAGAGCAGAAAAGCAGCAGTGTTACCATGGATGATTTTTCCGATTGGTGGACCGATGACTGGATGAAGGCTGTTCATCATGGTTTGTTTATCCGACGTGATTTTGATGGAGGACAAATGTCGCGTGATATGACACTTTTTGTTGATGACGACGGTAAAGCCTATCATATTTATTCATCGGAAGAAAACCTGACTCTGCATATTGCCGAGTTGAGTGATGATTATTTAAGTTATACCGGAAAATATATACGAGTTGCTCCAGGCGGACATAACGAAGCGCCCGCCATTTTCAAAAAAGATGGGACGTATTTTTTGATCACTTCAGGATGTACCGGTTGGGATCCTAACGCTGCACGAATGTTTACGGCTAAATCGATCTGGGGGCCTTGGGATCAACATCCAAATCCTTGTGTTGGAGAGGATGCCGATCTCACTTTTCACTCGCAAAGCACATATATTTTACCGGTAGAGGGGAAAAAGGATGCCTTTATTTTTATGGCCGATCGCTGGACGCCCAAAAAACCGATTGAGGCAAGTTACATTTGGTTGCCCATTCAATTTGAAAACGGATTGCCGGTATTAAAATGGATGGATCAGTGGAACCTCAGCATTTTTGATGAATCAAACGAATTATAA
- a CDS encoding glycoside hydrolase family 16 protein, which yields MTRILNTINIFCKLLLLACICFMSKYAVAQIQDKSLSHKNIHNNFQLIWEDNFEIEGHPNPENWTFEYGFVRNRELQWYQPQNAYCSNGLLTIKGKKENIDNPNYNPFSDDWRVNRAKARYTSACLITKDLQEWPPFGYFEISARINTANGAWPAIWMLGTKDDWPNCGEIDIMEFYRIDEIPNILANVAWGSKSNYHPNWNDAKIPLKHFTQTDSEWIQKFHTWSMLWDRKHISIYLDDELLNKIDLQETTNPDGSNPFTSDQNFYLLLNLAIGANGGIPNASEFPIQFEIDYVRVYKEIK from the coding sequence ATGACTCGTATATTAAATACGATTAATATTTTTTGCAAACTGTTATTATTGGCATGTATTTGTTTTATGAGCAAGTATGCAGTTGCCCAAATCCAGGACAAGTCTCTCAGCCATAAAAATATACACAACAATTTTCAACTCATTTGGGAGGATAATTTTGAAATAGAAGGCCATCCTAACCCCGAAAACTGGACTTTTGAGTATGGTTTTGTTCGCAATCGCGAGCTGCAATGGTATCAACCTCAAAATGCTTATTGCTCGAATGGACTTTTAACAATAAAAGGAAAGAAAGAAAATATTGACAATCCTAACTATAATCCGTTTAGCGACGACTGGCGCGTTAACCGGGCAAAAGCCCGGTATACATCGGCATGCCTTATTACTAAAGATCTGCAGGAATGGCCTCCGTTTGGCTATTTTGAAATAAGTGCACGCATTAATACAGCCAATGGCGCCTGGCCTGCAATTTGGATGTTGGGAACAAAAGATGACTGGCCGAATTGCGGAGAAATAGATATTATGGAGTTTTACCGCATCGATGAGATTCCTAATATCTTGGCAAATGTTGCCTGGGGATCAAAATCAAATTACCACCCCAACTGGAATGATGCCAAAATCCCGTTAAAACATTTCACCCAAACTGATTCTGAGTGGATACAAAAATTTCATACATGGTCTATGCTATGGGATAGAAAGCATATTAGTATTTATCTGGATGATGAACTTTTAAACAAGATTGATTTACAAGAAACAACTAATCCTGATGGCAGTAACCCTTTTACTTCCGATCAAAATTTCTATTTGTTATTAAATCTTGCAATCGGTGCAAATGGAGGCATTCCAAATGCATCTGAGTTTCCAATACAATTTGAAATTGATTATGTAAGAGTTTATAAAGAAATAAAATAA